The Deltaproteobacteria bacterium nucleotide sequence CCGGTGCCCTCCTTGGGGCCGGGGCCGGAACCTGCATGCGCTCCCTGGGGTCATCCGGGGGACTGGACATCATCGGAATCGTCCTGCAGCAGCGTTTCGGATTCCGGGTCGGCCAGGTCAGTTTTCTTTTCAACGCGGCTGTGTTTACGTCCAGCTTCGCCCTCATGGACACGGACCGCGTGTTGTATTCCTTGATTCTGGTTTTTGTCAGCGCCCAGATCACCGATTATGTGCTGAGCATGTTCAATCAGCGCAAATTGGTCTTTGTCATTTCCGATCATGCGCCGGCCATTTCCAGGGCCATCATGGCCCAGGCCCATCGGGGCGTGACCCTGCTTGAGGGGCGCGGCGGCTACACCGGGTTGCCCAAACAGGTGGTCATGACCGTGGTCAACAATATCCAGCAGAAAAAGCTGGAGGAATTGATCTTTACCCTGGACCCGGAAGCCTTCGTTGTTTTCGAAAATACGTTCAATGTCATTGGCAAGGGTTTTTCCACGCGGAAAGTGTACTGAACGCTTTGCGCCAGACCGAGTTGTTTTCCACCTCAAACCACGGATGACGCATGTTTCGCCTGCTGCCCTGCTTGTTTGCGCTTTTGTTCGTAGCCGCCTGCGCCAAGACCATTCCTCCGGTCCAGGTCGCGCCCACGCAGCCCCAAAGCGAGGAAGTTCCCTTTCCACGTCGGGAATTGCCGCCGGAAGTCATGTTCGACGTGCCGCGGTTGGTCACCCGGGCCGTATCTGTTTCCGACGCGCCGCTCATGAGCGCTTCCGAGCAGATGATCCTGCATGCCAAGGCCCTGGAGCGTTTTTTCGCGCCGTGGCGCATGGCCCGCACGTCCCTGGATGCGGGCGAGGCTTTTTGGGGCGTCAAGGCGTTTGCCCGCAAGCAGGGATATTCCGAGAATCTGCAGCCCTATCCCGTTGAACGGTGGAATCGGCTGGTGGCCTTGCAGAACATGCCCGGATACCCGGCCATGGCGGTTCC carries:
- a CDS encoding YitT family protein, whose amino-acid sequence is MNAKYRLYAYSVPWNLFLLTIGSLFIALGIKSVAVPHGLVSGGVSGVSLLFYYFTQTLTPGWWLLVLNIPIALLGWVMVSRRFLLYTAYGMLAITVCIELISYTFPVQDQLLAAIVAGALLGAGAGTCMRSLGSSGGLDIIGIVLQQRFGFRVGQVSFLFNAAVFTSSFALMDTDRVLYSLILVFVSAQITDYVLSMFNQRKLVFVISDHAPAISRAIMAQAHRGVTLLEGRGGYTGLPKQVVMTVVNNIQQKKLEELIFTLDPEAFVVFENTFNVIGKGFSTRKVY